Proteins from one Gimesia maris genomic window:
- a CDS encoding redoxin domain-containing protein, with protein sequence MYSLELARSLTVSILTLFLVQGGNLCAADPATKETDLPAVGDTAKDFQLATPKGENVSLSEQLKKGPVVLLVLRGYPEYQCPVCTRQVGQFIANAAKFKKAKASVVMVYPGAAKDLEKRADEFIRDQSLPENFYFLVDPDYKFTNAYHLRWDAKRETAYPSTFVIGTDDKIKYAKISMTHRGRADAKEVLKALDE encoded by the coding sequence ATGTACTCACTTGAACTTGCCCGCTCGCTTACCGTTAGCATCTTGACGCTGTTTTTGGTCCAGGGTGGCAATCTGTGTGCCGCTGATCCTGCGACAAAGGAAACTGATCTGCCTGCAGTCGGGGATACGGCGAAGGATTTTCAGCTGGCGACTCCCAAAGGAGAGAACGTTTCTTTGTCCGAACAACTGAAAAAAGGGCCGGTTGTGCTACTGGTGCTGCGGGGTTACCCGGAATACCAGTGTCCAGTCTGCACGCGACAGGTAGGCCAGTTTATTGCAAACGCTGCTAAATTTAAGAAAGCGAAAGCCAGTGTGGTGATGGTGTACCCTGGTGCCGCGAAAGATCTGGAAAAACGGGCTGACGAATTCATTCGCGATCAAAGTCTGCCTGAAAACTTTTATTTCCTGGTCGATCCGGATTACAAATTTACAAACGCCTATCATCTGCGCTGGGATGCCAAACGGGAAACCGCGTACCCCTCGACTTTCGTGATTGGCACGGATGACAAAATCAAGTATGCCAAGATCAGCATGACGCATAGAGGCCGGGCCGATGCAAAAGAAGTTTTGAAAGCGCTGGATGAGTAA
- a CDS encoding toll/interleukin-1 receptor domain-containing protein — protein MANSEYVDVFRTGAVSIDRWRTENPDIRPDLSGADLSGADLTETNLVGADLSGAILIGADLSGADLVGANLAGANLEKADLCFADLCNADLSWVNFHGSNLREVDFNGARSQNTLWVNVDLSRAVNLEMVIHSGPSTLGMDTLMSSKGHIPAEFLQGCGLSNELIEYIAGHFEQTALDFFSCFICYSPEDAAFAERLYSALQARGIRCWLDEKQTLHATGTSIQRGMKILDKVLLCTSRYSLQSDWVNLEIERAFDNEDREFKRDTNVIHSLLPLNLDQHLFEGWEHQQKETLCNRVAGDFQGNDSDPAVFDREVERLVSVLQSNP, from the coding sequence GTGGCGAATTCTGAATATGTAGATGTGTTTCGAACCGGCGCCGTTTCCATTGACCGCTGGCGGACTGAGAATCCGGACATCAGACCCGATTTGAGTGGTGCCGACCTCAGCGGTGCTGACCTGACGGAAACAAATCTGGTGGGTGCCGATCTCAGCGGTGCGATTCTGATCGGAGCGGATCTGAGTGGTGCGGACCTGGTAGGAGCGAACCTGGCTGGAGCCAACCTGGAAAAAGCCGACCTGTGCTTTGCGGATTTGTGTAATGCGGATTTGAGCTGGGTTAATTTTCACGGTTCCAATCTACGCGAAGTGGATTTTAACGGGGCACGCTCTCAAAATACCCTGTGGGTCAACGTTGATCTCTCCCGCGCGGTGAACCTGGAAATGGTTATCCACTCAGGACCGAGTACACTGGGTATGGATACGCTGATGAGTTCCAAAGGACATATACCGGCAGAGTTCCTGCAAGGCTGCGGACTCTCGAACGAGTTGATTGAGTATATCGCCGGACACTTCGAACAGACGGCTCTGGATTTCTTTTCGTGTTTTATCTGTTACAGCCCGGAAGATGCTGCCTTCGCGGAACGGCTCTACTCTGCACTGCAAGCGCGGGGCATACGCTGCTGGCTGGATGAAAAACAGACTCTGCATGCTACGGGAACATCCATCCAACGGGGAATGAAGATCCTGGATAAAGTCCTGCTGTGTACTTCCCGGTATTCCCTGCAGAGCGACTGGGTGAACCTGGAAATTGAACGCGCGTTTGATAACGAAGACCGCGAATTTAAACGGGATACCAACGTGATTCATTCGCTACTGCCTTTGAATCTGGATCAGCATCTGTTTGAAGGCTGGGAACATCAGCAGAAAGAGACGCTGTGTAATCGAGTCGCCGGTGATTTTCAGGGAAACGATAGTGATCCTGCCGTATTTGACCGGGAAGTCGAGCGCTTGGTTAGCGTATTACAGTCCAACCCGTAA